Proteins encoded in a region of the Capra hircus breed San Clemente chromosome 3, ASM170441v1, whole genome shotgun sequence genome:
- the DMRTB1 gene encoding doublesex- and mab-3-related transcription factor B1, translating into MNADLTNQAKKMLRTPKCSRCRNHGFLVPVKGHAGKCRWKQCTCEKCYLITERQKIVAAQKMLKKQASGEEQEVPLCAQGPQQAPGGTAATPGPSFCPLLPLAPLGDAQPGPSGQAAACLPERPPRGQSPSPSAFQPVLGGHNRGHVGLSEQAARARPSSLEPQLTAEAAGRGYPGCLELRRLPRPVPSPPFTDFGLPLSINSDSVVGSECLEREPPKLYPSCSSMHPYRPFPLGYQDASSSVGIPLQQSFQHLSYSHYYGGGLVAEPVGDFQPNYYPPLGQPPLGQPPQPQFLPPGLLSALHFLLPPLPPPPPATFSLTVLSDTDKENTDDQDVEGPSEPSQPSSQEQSD; encoded by the exons ATGAATGCAGACCTTACAAATCAGGCCAAGAAGATGCTTCGTACCCCCAAGTGCTCGCGGTGCCGGAACCATGGCTTCCTGGTACCAGTCAAGGGCCACGCGGGCAAGTGCCGCTGGAAGCAGTGCACCTGCGAGAAGTGCTACTTGATCACCGAGCGCCAGAAGATCGTGGCTGCACAAAAGATGCTCAAGAAGCAGGCCTCTGGAGAGGAGCAGGAGGTGCCCCTGTGCGCACAGGGACCCCAGCAGGCCCCCGGGGGCACGGCCGCCACCCCAGGCCCAAGCTTCTGCCCGCTGCTTCCGCTTGCCCCTTTGGGAGACGCGCAGCCGGGCCCTTCGGGCCAAGCGGCCGCCTgcctccctgagaggcccccgcgGGGCCAGAGCCCCAGCCCGAGTGCCTTCCAGCCCGTTCTGGGCGGCCACAACCGCGGCCACGTGGGCCTGAGCGAACAAGCAGCCAGGGCCAGGCCCAGCTCTCTGGAGCCCCAGCTGACGGCGGAGGCCGCCGGCCGGGGCTACCCCGGCTGCCTGGAGCTGCGCAGGCTGCCGCGGCCTGTGCCGAGCCCGCCGTTCACCGACTTCG GGCTCCCTCTGAGCATCAACTCAGATTCTGTGGTGGGGTCTGAGTGCCTGGAGAGAGAACCTCCCAAGCTGTACCCCAGCTGCTCCAGCATGCACCCCTACCGCCCTTTTCCTCTGGGCTACCAGGATGCGTCCTCAAGTGTGGGGATCCCTCTGCAGCAGAGTTTCCAGCACCTGTCTTATAGCCACTACTATGGAGGCGGCTTG GTGGCGGAACCCGTGGGAGACTTCCAGCCGAACTACTACCCACCGCTGGGGCAGCCGCCGCTGGGGCAGCCGCCGCAGCCTCAGTTCCTCCCGCCGGGCTTGCTGTCTGCGCTCCACTTCCTCCTGCCGCCGCTGCCCCCACCGCCTCCAGCAACCTTCTCGCTGACCGTCCTGTCTGACACGGACAAGGAGAACACCG aTGACCAGGATGTGGAGGGGCCGAGTGAGCCCAGCCAGCCATCGTCCCAGGAGCAGTCCGACTAG